In Colias croceus chromosome 19, ilColCroc2.1, the following are encoded in one genomic region:
- the LOC123700355 gene encoding apolipophorin-3-like translates to MAAKFLVLFALVAVCSARLVRRDAEGASPLDALQKQASEFGKTFSEQLNSLATSKNTQEFNKALKEGSDSVLQQLSAFSQSLQGALNDANGKAKEALESTRSNLERTVQELRKSHPEVEQQANELRQKLQAAVESTVQETQKLAKEVAANMEETNKKLEPQIKKAYEDFTKEVEQVQKKLHEAANKQ, encoded by the exons ATGGCTGCCAAGTTCCTCGTTCTCTTTGCCTTAGTGGCTGTG TGTTCAGCGCGCCTCGTGCGTCGCGACGCCGAGGGCGCGTCGCCGCTGGACGCGCTGCAGAAGCAGGCCAGCGAGTTCGGCAAGACCTTCAGCGAGCAGCTCAACTCGCTCGCCACCTCCAAGAACACACAGGAGTTCAACAAGGCGCTCAAGGAGGGCTCCGACTCTGTGCTGCAGCAGCTGTCCGCCTTCTCGCAGTCGCTGCAGGGCGCC CTGAACGACGCCAACGGCAAGGCCAAGGAGGCACTGGAGTCGACCCGCAGCAACCTGGAGCGCACCGTGCAGGAGCTGCGCAAGTCGCACCCGGAGGTGGAGCAGCAGGCCAACGAGCTGCGCCAGAAGCTGCAGGCCGCTGTGGAGTCCACCGTGCAG GAGACCCAGAAGCTTGCCAAGGAGGTGGCCGCCAACATGGAGGAGACCAACAAGAAGCTGGAGCCGCAGATCAAGAAGGCCTACGAGGACTTCACCAAGGAAGTCGAGCAGGTGCAGAAGAAACTGCACGAGGCCGCCAACAAGCAATAG